The Bos javanicus breed banteng chromosome 18, ARS-OSU_banteng_1.0, whole genome shotgun sequence genome has a segment encoding these proteins:
- the LOC133229893 gene encoding vomeronasal type-1 receptor 4-like, with product MSFQKDVLRTASQEALKTTYLLQMGVGSLVNVILFFQNISPVLFGHKQRPTDTILTHMALANLLVLLSSGLPHTMTAFVSSKPLSSPGCKLVYYIHRVACSTTLCSTCVLSTYQSFTLIPRREGRSLLRRRALRVTDSSHWICWIFSALVNSYVPVNITGLQDMHNYSDAQGRWFCMSLGHKSGFTFLWSVSDAIFISLMIWSSGSMVLLLHRHHQKMKYIHTPTGHHRCPPETRATHTILMLVVTFVIFYVLNSIFAFCISAFHDFRLWLLQISSVLVSCFPTVSPFLFLLRDPRAPRFCS from the coding sequence ATGTCTTTTCAGAAAGATGTCCTACGAACTGCAAGCCAGGAAGCTCTGAAAACCACCtatctcttacagatgggagttGGGTCTCTGGTCAATGTCATCCTTTTCTTCCAAAACATCTCTCCAGTCTTGTTTGGACACAAGCAGAGACCCACAGACACTATTCTCACCCACATGGCCCTGGCCAATCTCTTGGTTCTTCTCTCCTCTGGGCTTCCCCACACAATGACAGCTTTTGTTTCAAGTAAGCCCCTGTCCAGTCCTGGGTGTAAACTTGTATATTACATACACAGAGTGGCTTGCAGCACCACCCTGTGCTCCACCTGTGTCCTGAGCACCTATCAGTCCTTCACTCTCATCCCTAGGAGAGAAGGGAGGTCATTGCTCAGAAGAAGAGCCCTCAGGGTCACAGATTCTTCCCATTGGATCTGTTGGATATTCAGTGCCTTAGTGAATAGCTACGTTCCTGTGAACATCACTGGTCTACAGGACATGCACAACTATTCTGATGCTCAAGGCAGGTGGTTCTGCATGTCCTTGGGTCATAAATCAGGCTTTACCTTCTTGTGGTCTGTCTCAGATGCCATATTTATTAGCCTCATGATCTGGTCCAGTGGCTCCATGGTGCTTCTTCTGCacagacaccaccagaaaatgaAGTATATTCACACCCCCACTGGACACCACAGATGCCCCCCAGAGACCAGAGCCACCCACACAATCCTGATGCTGGTGGTCACCTTTGTCATCTTCTATGTGCTgaattctatttttgctttttgtattaGTGCTTTTCACGATTTTCGTCTATGGTTGCTGCAGATCTCTAGTGTCTTAGTTTCAtgttttcccactgtttcccccttcctctttctcctcaggGATCCTAGAGCACCTAGATTCTGCTCCtga